The segment TGGGCCTCGCGATGCGGCTGGGGTGCGACCTGTCCGGCCGGTCGCCGCAACTGCTGGCCAATGCCTCGATCACCGTTGCCGGGGGCCAGCTGAAACTGACGGCGTCCGACGGCTATGCCGATGTCCTGCTGGGCGAACAGACCCGCCGTCGCGCCAGGGCCCTGGCCGAGGCCATGGGCCTGAAGCTGGAGATCTGACTACTCGATCTCGACGACCTCGACGCGCGGTCCGTTCAGCACCAGGGCGATCACCCCGCGCTTGAGTTTCAGCGCATCCTCGCCGAACAGCTGACGCCGCCAGCCCTTCAGGGCATCCACATCCGCCGCATCCGACAGGGCGATCTTCTCCAGGTCCGCCACATTGGCGATCAGTTTCGAGGCAACGCCCGCATTGTCGCTCTTGGCCTTCAGCAACACCTTCAACAGCTCCACCACCGAAGGCGGCGCGGGCTGATTGTGGGCGGGGCGGTCCATCTTCGGCGCATGGGCCTCGGGGTCCAGCATGACCCGCTTCAGCTCGTCCGCCAGTTCCAGCCCCAGACGCGATCCGCCGAACCCCTTGGGCACAGAGCGCAGGCGGTTGAAGGCCTCTACGTCGGTCGGCACCTGGGTCGCGATCTCGTCGATGGCCTCGTCCTTGAGGATGCGTCCGCGCGGCTGGTCGCGGTCCTGCGCCGCCTGCTCGCGCCAGACCGCCGTCGCCTTGAAAGCCGCCAGGTATCTGGCGTTGTATTTCTTGGGCTTCAGCCGCTTCCAGGCCTTGTCCGGCGTGGTGTCGTAGAGTTCAGGATCGACCAGATCCTCCATCTCCGACGTGACCCAGTCCAGCCGGCCGTCCTTGGCCAGCCGGTCGCGGAGCTTCGGATACAGCGCCGCCAGGTGCGTCACGTCGCCGATCGCATAGGTCAGCTGCGCCTCCGACAGCGGTCGTCGCGACCAGTCGGTGAAGCGGCTGCCCTTGTCCAGATCGATGCGCAGCATCTGACGGACCAGCGAATCATAGGCCACCTGATCCCCGAACCCGGCGGCCATGGCGGCGACCTGGGTGTCGAACATCGGCCTGGGCATGGCCCCCAGCTTGACGAAGATCTCGGTGTCCTGGCGCGCGGCGTGGAAGACCTTCACGATTCCGGGGTCGCGCAGGATGTCCAGAAAGGGCGTCAGATCCAGCCCCTCGGCCTGCGGATCGATGATCGCCTCATGCTCCGGCGTCGCGGCCTGGATCAGGCACAGTTTGGGCCAATAGGTCGTTTCCCGCATGAACTCGGTATCGACCGCGATGAACGGGGCCTTGGCGACATCGGCACAGAACCGGACCAGAGCGTCATTGGTGGTGATCGGCGTCATTGAAATGCTATAGCCCCCCGCAACGCCGTCGTGGCAAGTGCCGCGACCCTATTTTCGCACCGATTTCAGGCCTGTGAGCGATGAGCGACACTTCCGACACGCAAATCAACGGCCTGACCTATGCCGATGCCGGTGTGGACATCGACGCCGGCGACAGCCTGGTCGAGCACATCAAGCCTCTGGCCCGCTCCACGCGCCGCCCGGGTGCCGAGGCCGCCCTGGGCGGGTTCGGGGCCCTGTTCGACCTGAAGGCGGCGGGGTTCGTCGATCCCCTGATCGTCGCCACGACCGACGGGGTCGGCACCAAGCTGAAGATCGCCATCGAGACCGGCCGTCATGACGGCGTCGGCATCGATCTGGTCGCCATGTGCGTCAATGACCTGCTGGCCCAGGGCGCGGAGCCGTTGGTGTTCCTGGACTACTACGCCACCGGAAAGCTGGAGATCGACGCCGCCCGCCGCGTCGTCTCGGGGATCGCCGAAGGCTGCCGTCAGGCCGGCTGCGCCCTCGTGGGCGGCGAGACGGCCGAGATGCCCGGCATGTATTCCGGCGGCGACTACGACCTGGCGGGCTTCTCGCTCGGCGCGCTGGAACGCGGCCATGCCCTTCCCCGGCTCGACCTGCAGAACACCGGCGACCTGATCATCGGCCTGGCCTCATCCGGCCCGCACTCGAACGGCTATTCGCTGATCCGCAAGGTGGTGGAACGCTCGGGCCTGTCGTGGAGCGACGATGCCCCCTTCGCCCGGGACCGGTCCCTGGCCCAGGCCCTGATGGAGCCGACCCGCATCTATGTAAAGTCCGTGCTGCCGCTGATGAAGGCCGGGCTCATCAAGGGCGCGGCCCACATCACCGGCGGCGGCCTGATCGAGAACCCGCCCCGCTGCCTGGCCGAAGGCCTGACGGCCTCATTCGACTGGGACGCCTGGCCCCTGCCGCCCGTGTTCCAGTGGCTGGCCGAGGTCGGCGGCATCAGCGACCACGAACTGCGCCGCACCTTCAACTGCGGCATCGGCTTCATCCTGATCGTCAGCCCGGAGAACGCCGAGGAGGTCCTGGCGGGCCTGCTGGAGGCCGGCGAGGCCGCCTTCGTGTGCGGGCAGTTGGTATAGTTTCCCTCTTCCGGCGGGAGAGGGTGTACTGAGGTCGGCTAGATTTCGCGTCGGTGACCACACCGCTCTCCACACGCTTGAAGCTGACCTTGCCAACGGCGGTTGAGGGTGGGGAGGGGTCTTACGAGAAGCAGTTGAAACCGACCACCTGATCGACCTTAACGGTTGAGGCGGAGATCAATGTAGGGTCCGGCAGCGGATGGGTACAAGGAGGCAAAGATGCAGCGTCACTTGGAACGAAGCGTGGTGTTGGACAACGTTTCTGACTTCCGGAATCTGTACTCTTGGAGTGTGAGTGAGATTGCGGACGCGTCGGCGAGCACGGCAACAAAGCAAATCCCTTGGACTTGGTCCCTCTACTTCACCTTGTTTGATGTCCAGCTAGTTTCGTCGGTCTCGAGGGACCAATATGGCACCGTCGGTGAAGAAGCTCCGAAGCTCGTTGAG is part of the Brevundimonas sp. AJA228-03 genome and harbors:
- the rnd gene encoding ribonuclease D; the encoded protein is MTPITTNDALVRFCADVAKAPFIAVDTEFMRETTYWPKLCLIQAATPEHEAIIDPQAEGLDLTPFLDILRDPGIVKVFHAARQDTEIFVKLGAMPRPMFDTQVAAMAAGFGDQVAYDSLVRQMLRIDLDKGSRFTDWSRRPLSEAQLTYAIGDVTHLAALYPKLRDRLAKDGRLDWVTSEMEDLVDPELYDTTPDKAWKRLKPKKYNARYLAAFKATAVWREQAAQDRDQPRGRILKDEAIDEIATQVPTDVEAFNRLRSVPKGFGGSRLGLELADELKRVMLDPEAHAPKMDRPAHNQPAPPSVVELLKVLLKAKSDNAGVASKLIANVADLEKIALSDAADVDALKGWRRQLFGEDALKLKRGVIALVLNGPRVEVVEIE
- the purM gene encoding phosphoribosylformylglycinamidine cyclo-ligase, with the translated sequence MSDTSDTQINGLTYADAGVDIDAGDSLVEHIKPLARSTRRPGAEAALGGFGALFDLKAAGFVDPLIVATTDGVGTKLKIAIETGRHDGVGIDLVAMCVNDLLAQGAEPLVFLDYYATGKLEIDAARRVVSGIAEGCRQAGCALVGGETAEMPGMYSGGDYDLAGFSLGALERGHALPRLDLQNTGDLIIGLASSGPHSNGYSLIRKVVERSGLSWSDDAPFARDRSLAQALMEPTRIYVKSVLPLMKAGLIKGAAHITGGGLIENPPRCLAEGLTASFDWDAWPLPPVFQWLAEVGGISDHELRRTFNCGIGFILIVSPENAEEVLAGLLEAGEAAFVCGQLV